One part of the Ralstonia pickettii genome encodes these proteins:
- the rng gene encoding ribonuclease G — MSEDILVNITPQETRVAIVQQAAVQELHIERTLTRGLVGNIYLGKVVRVLPGMQSAFIDIGLERAAFLHVADIWHPRDAKDAPPTPQVAIEKTLFEGQALMVQVIKDPIGTKGARLSTQVSIAGRTLVYLPQDPHIGISQKIGNEAEREALRARVTAMVPTEERGGFIVRTIAEESTDEELANDVAYLRKIWATIRHNATTLPAPSILYQDLNLAQRVLRDFVTDETRSIQVDSRENHQKLIEFAQEYTPAVVDRLTHYTGERPIFDLYNIEAEVERALSRRVDLKSGGYLMIDQTEAMTTIDVNTGGYVGARNFDDTIFKTNLEAAHTIARQLRLRNLGGIIIIDFIDMESAEHRDAVLAELRKALSRDRTRITVNSFSQLGLVEMTRKRTRESLAHVLCEQCPVCQGKGQVKTPRTVCYDILREIMRESRQFNPREFRILASQSVIDLFLEEESQHLAMLGDFIGKPISLQVESSAASQEQYDIILM, encoded by the coding sequence AAGACATCCTCGTCAATATCACGCCGCAAGAAACGCGCGTGGCTATCGTCCAGCAAGCCGCCGTTCAGGAGCTTCACATCGAGCGCACGCTGACGCGCGGCCTGGTCGGCAACATTTACCTTGGCAAGGTGGTGCGCGTGCTGCCTGGCATGCAGTCGGCCTTCATCGACATCGGGCTGGAGCGTGCGGCGTTCTTGCATGTGGCTGACATTTGGCACCCGCGCGACGCGAAGGACGCGCCGCCCACACCGCAAGTCGCCATCGAGAAGACGCTCTTCGAAGGTCAGGCGCTGATGGTCCAGGTCATCAAAGACCCGATCGGCACCAAGGGCGCACGGCTGTCCACCCAGGTGAGCATCGCCGGCCGCACGCTGGTGTATCTGCCGCAAGACCCGCACATCGGTATCTCGCAGAAGATCGGCAATGAGGCCGAGCGTGAAGCGCTGCGCGCACGGGTGACCGCCATGGTGCCCACCGAAGAACGCGGCGGTTTCATTGTGCGCACGATCGCCGAGGAGTCGACCGACGAGGAACTCGCCAACGACGTCGCTTACCTGCGCAAGATCTGGGCGACCATCCGCCACAACGCGACAACCCTGCCCGCCCCGTCGATCCTGTACCAGGACCTGAATCTTGCCCAGCGCGTGCTGCGCGATTTCGTAACGGACGAAACGCGCAGCATCCAGGTCGATTCGCGCGAGAACCACCAGAAGCTCATCGAATTTGCGCAGGAATACACGCCAGCCGTGGTCGATCGCCTGACGCACTACACCGGTGAACGGCCAATCTTCGACCTGTACAACATCGAGGCTGAAGTCGAGCGCGCGCTGTCGCGCCGGGTCGACCTGAAATCGGGCGGCTACCTGATGATCGACCAGACCGAGGCGATGACGACGATCGACGTCAACACCGGCGGTTACGTGGGCGCGCGCAACTTCGACGACACGATTTTCAAGACGAACCTGGAAGCGGCGCACACCATCGCGCGTCAACTTCGGCTGCGCAACCTGGGCGGCATCATCATCATCGACTTCATCGACATGGAGTCCGCCGAGCATCGCGATGCGGTGCTCGCCGAACTGCGCAAGGCGCTGTCGCGCGACCGTACACGCATCACGGTCAACAGCTTTTCGCAACTTGGGCTGGTGGAGATGACGCGCAAACGCACGCGCGAATCGCTCGCGCATGTGCTGTGCGAGCAGTGCCCGGTATGCCAGGGCAAGGGCCAGGTGAAGACGCCGCGCACGGTGTGCTACGACATCCTGCGCGAGATCATGCGCGAGTCGCGGCAGTTCAATCCGCGCGAATTCCGCATCCTCGCGTCGCAGTCGGTCATCGACCTGTTCCTGGAAGAAGAAAGCCAGCACCTCGCGATGCTGGGCGATTTCATCGGCAAGCCGATTTCACTGCAGGTGGAATCGTCCGCGGCCAGCCAGGAGCAGTACGACATCATCCTGATGTAG
- a CDS encoding MFS transporter, translated as MNQNPTTVDIGTVLDDGPFSLAQKMAVLLAAFAIVMDGFDGQLIGFAIPVLIKEWSITRNAFAPAVAAGLIGMGLGSALAGLFADRFGRRLALIGSVFLFGVATCSIGFAPNVATIAALRFIAGLGIGGALPSSTTMTAEFTPGRRRTLAVTATIVCVPLGGMLAGLFAGQVLPLYGWRGLFWIGGALPLVLGFVLVAALPESPRFLARRQSDWPRLAQLLTKMERDVPANAVFADVAGQKVIQHASFRSLFAPGQARDTIALWAAFFMCLLAVYAAFSWLPTMLASEGLSVSVAGSGLTAYNLGGVIGALACAVTIARWGSRWPMALCCVGAAASAFALQGVDAKLNTNLLIVGLGLHGLFVNAVQSTMYALCAYVYPTAVRATGTASAVAFGRVGAILSAFAGAIVITAGGSVAYLAMLGTVMLVVLAALLAMREQIPRLTEREQAPLAAASVSHGSPVKP; from the coding sequence ATGAATCAGAACCCCACCACGGTCGATATCGGCACCGTCCTCGATGATGGGCCGTTTTCCCTCGCGCAGAAGATGGCGGTGCTGCTTGCGGCCTTCGCCATCGTCATGGACGGCTTTGACGGCCAGTTGATTGGTTTTGCCATCCCCGTGCTGATCAAGGAATGGAGCATCACGCGCAACGCGTTTGCCCCGGCGGTGGCAGCGGGCCTCATCGGCATGGGGCTGGGCAGCGCGTTGGCGGGCTTGTTTGCCGACCGCTTCGGGAGACGCTTGGCGCTGATCGGCAGCGTGTTTCTGTTTGGCGTAGCGACGTGCTCGATCGGGTTTGCGCCCAACGTGGCCACGATTGCCGCGCTGCGATTCATCGCGGGCCTGGGCATTGGCGGCGCGCTGCCAAGCTCCACGACGATGACGGCGGAGTTCACGCCTGGGCGTCGCCGCACGCTGGCGGTGACGGCCACGATCGTCTGCGTGCCGTTGGGCGGGATGCTGGCGGGCCTGTTTGCCGGCCAAGTGCTGCCGCTCTATGGCTGGCGCGGGCTGTTCTGGATTGGCGGTGCGCTACCGCTCGTGCTTGGATTTGTGTTGGTGGCCGCGCTGCCCGAGTCACCGCGCTTCCTGGCGCGCCGCCAGTCGGATTGGCCGCGACTGGCGCAGCTGCTGACCAAGATGGAGCGCGATGTGCCCGCCAACGCGGTGTTTGCCGATGTGGCTGGCCAGAAGGTCATTCAACACGCAAGTTTCCGCTCCCTCTTCGCGCCGGGCCAAGCGCGTGACACGATTGCGCTCTGGGCAGCGTTTTTCATGTGCCTGCTCGCTGTGTACGCAGCGTTCAGTTGGCTGCCGACGATGCTCGCTTCAGAAGGTTTGAGCGTGAGCGTGGCGGGCTCGGGGCTGACCGCGTACAACCTTGGCGGCGTGATCGGCGCTTTGGCTTGCGCGGTGACGATCGCCCGATGGGGTTCGCGCTGGCCAATGGCGCTGTGTTGCGTGGGCGCGGCCGCGAGCGCCTTTGCGTTGCAGGGCGTCGACGCCAAGCTGAACACGAATCTGTTGATCGTCGGCCTTGGGCTGCACGGCCTGTTTGTCAACGCGGTGCAATCGACGATGTATGCGCTGTGTGCCTACGTTTATCCGACGGCGGTGCGCGCGACGGGCACGGCATCCGCGGTGGCATTTGGGCGCGTGGGCGCCATCCTCAGCGCGTTTGCCGGCGCGATCGTCATCACAGCTGGCGGTTCGGTGGCCTATCTGGCCATGCTCGGGACCGTGATGTTGGTCGTGCTCGCCGCACTGCTCGCCATGCGCGAGCAGATTCCGCGTCTGACGGAGCGGGAGCAAGCACCCCTGGCCGCCGCATCGGTTTCGCACGGCAGCCCGGTCAAGCCGTAG